In Botrytis cinerea B05.10 chromosome 3, complete sequence, the genomic stretch ATACAAAATGATACACACCCAGCTTCCAATCACATTCGCGGTATGctggggggaggggaatcCGAATGACCTCAGCGAAAGGACCAGAATACTTGTGCTGGGACAGATCGGTTGATATTACTGGATATCCATGAATTCGCTTTGGCGCAAGGTTTGCGAATAGCTTCACGGTGTTCctcatattttgatataaaggGCGCAGACACCACAAGCAAGGGCGCTGGTGGTCTTATATGTGTGTGGCACTTCCGAGATGTTGTTTTCTCACAAATGGCGTCCTCCGGTATATTCTTACGTGTGTAGGTGGTCAAGGTAAGTGGAGGGAAGATGTTGTCGACTTTGGGGGGGAATTCATATGGCTCATACAGAAACTCGACACAGTCAAGATTATATCCTTAGGTATTGATGGTCGCTACACTTATTAACTGTAAAAGATATCAGATCTTGAATCTTGTAGGGCCGGCCTTATCGGAGTTGGCTGCCACAACATACTATCAAGCTTTTCACATCAATCATGTATTTATCAACGCTCAAGAGAGAGCAGGAACTTCTTCAAAGTTCGAAACaaaaatagaattcaatcaagaacattaaataattaattttcaccatcttcattgCCATTTCAATTGCCAATTCGATTTCGTCCAGTGGAAAAATTCATGTTCCCCCAGAAAATTTGATGTTCAGGCACTCAGGCCATCACTAATAAGCGAGGGTTGAATTTCACACAAACCCTTTAGCGCCTCAAGAATATTCGAGTGGAAACTCTATCAACTTGAGAAATTTCACCGACGTCGACAACTTGTAAATTTAACCACCACCGCCAACTCCACAAATCAGCCATCGCAATCATGTCTGAAGGAGAAATCGAAGTCGAGGCCGTTTCCGGCTACCAAGTGCTCCCAAAGGAGGTCACTGAGGAGATTGGAAGCATCAAGGTACAActcaattgaaatttatcGATAATGGGGAATATGGAAGCTGACAATTTGCAGCTTTTCAACAAATGGAGCTACGAGGATGTTGAGATTCGCGACATCTCTTTGACGTAAGAACACCCAATGCGAAATTTATatggaggagaaaaggatggaaatggaaaacaTTCGACACTTGTTTTGGATGAGGGGAATTATAGGAAGAGCCAAAGGCTAATGCGATATTTTTTCAACAGCGATTACATTCAAATCAGAGCCCCAGTCTACATCTCCCACTCCGCCGGTCGTTATGCGCAAAAGAGATTCAGAAAGGCCAACTGCCCAATCATTGAGCGTCTCACCAACTCCTTGATGATGAACGGTCGCAACAACGGAAAGAAGCTCATGGCTGTCCGCATTGTTGCCCACGCCTTCGAGATCGTACGTCCGACCACATTGTGACACATTTGCAGGAAATTCTAACAGTCAAAATTATAGATCCACATCATGACCGACCAAAACCCAATCCAAGTTGCCGTTGATGCTATCGTCAACTGCGGTCCTCGCGAAGATTCCACCCGTATCGGATCTGCCGGTACCGTCCGTCGTCAAGCCGTCGATGTCTCCCCTCTCCGCCGTGTCAACCAAGCCATTGCTCTCCTTACCATCGGTGCCCGTGAAGCTTCATTCAGAAACGTCAAGTCCATTGCTGAGTGCTTGGCTGAAGAATTGATCAACGCTGCTAAGGGAAGCAGCAACTCCTACGCcatcaagaagaaggatgagtTGGAGCGTGTCGCCAAGAGCAATCGTTAAATGGTTATATTCGGGGATTTTCTGTGGGGTGTTTCAATTTGcattatggatggatgggcgATTGGCTGCATTTCTGTCACATAAACGACTTTTATGAATGCAAAAAGTCATGACACAACCGGAATAATGGATATATGCATTCAGTGATTTTGTGCCATCGGTTCAAGTGCACAAATTTGTATGGGACCATGAGCCTAGGATGGCTGTAAGGGCTGATCATATGCCATCtggtgattctacagaaTTTTGATACCTCCAGATACAAAAGCAAATTTGATGAACAAATCCCGCACACTCTAAAACTCCACAAGTGACATGTACGATGATTGACAAATGTTGCTAACAAACTCACAGCCAGGCCGCTTCAGTTTTACACCTCGATTTATGCTTCCCGGAGTCTTCCACCTGCACTTCCTGCTTGTATGAAGTTTCCAAGGAGTTGACTTCTAAGCTGTGTCTAATTTCCTTTCAAGACTTGCCAGTAAAAGTGACACTGGAGAAAACTGGCTATTCCTTTCACTCTGCTTGGCGTATGGTAGTTTCAACCTAGAGATGCAGTGCTCTCAAGAGCCAAAGACCCCTCGCCTTGACAATGTAGTAGCCTCGCTACATCGGGACCACTACCGCCCAACTCTCAATTTCGATTCATCAATAATCGGTAGTTGATGATTCGTTCCTACGTAGAATTCCATCATTTTGCGCGCTTCAAGCAGCAGGGTTCTT encodes the following:
- the Bcrps5 gene encoding Bcrps5, whose amino-acid sequence is MSEGEIEVEAVSGYQVLPKEVTEEIGSIKLFNKWSYEDVEIRDISLTDYIQIRAPVYISHSAGRYAQKRFRKANCPIIERLTNSLMMNGRNNGKKLMAVRIVAHAFEIIHIMTDQNPIQVAVDAIVNCGPREDSTRIGSAGTVRRQAVDVSPLRRVNQAIALLTIGAREASFRNVKSIAECLAEELINAAKGSSNSYAIKKKDELERVAKSNR